The genome window TTTGCAGATTATCAAGAAAAAGCAACCACACAAGCTTTCGTATGCCGTGATACACGTGCCGAAGAAGAACTCATTGTGGTATCTTTCAGAGGTACCGAGGTATTTGATGCAGATTCTTGGTCATCCGACGTTGATCTCTCGTGGTATGAGCTTCGTTGCGGCGTGGGAAAGGTTCATGGGGGCTTCTTGAAAGCTTTAGGCTTACAGAAGAGTCTAGGTTTCCCGAAAGAAATTGAACAAGTAGATGACAGACCAGTTGCTTATTATTTCATCAGGAACATGCTTAGAGAACTCCTTGCAGCAAACAAGAACGCAAAGTTCATCGTTACGGGCCACAGCTTAGGAGGAGCATTAGCCATTCTGTTTCCGGCCGTTTTAGCTTTCCACAAGGAGGATTTGTTGCTTGAGAGATTGCAGGGGATTTATACATTCGGGCAACCGAGAGTCGGAGACGCGAAATTCGGGGAGTTCATGGAAGAGCAATTGAAGAATTACAGTATTCGGTATATAAGAACTGTTTACTGCAATGATATTGTGCCGAGGCTTCCTTTTGATGACAACAGTTTTATGTTCAAGCACTTTGGAGAGTGCCTCTACTTTAACAGTTTTTATCAAGGACAGGTAATCATCTTATAAATTTCACTAAAATTACACTCACACATCATGCACAACTTCATAATTGTATAGTATATACAATAGAAGTCTAACTATGAGCTTGTGGTTGATAAAGATTGTCGCAGAGGAGCCGAACAAGAATTACTTTTCGCTTTTGGATGCGATTCCAAAGAGGGTAAATGCAATTTGGGAACTTGCAAGAGGCTTTATCATTCCATACACAAGGGGAGCTGATTACAAGGAAGGGGCTCTTCTTCGAGTGATAAGATTGATAGGAGTTTTGGTGCCGGGTATATCAGCTCATTTTCCCCAGAATTATGTGAGTGCTTCCCGGTTGGTATCATCTGGTGTATTGCCAACTCGTGACTAGCTAGGCTAATCTGTGTATTCAATTCTTTTGTATACTCTATGTGCTTGTGAAGATTTGATGTATCTTATCATTCGACTACactgaattttttaaatttgtaaatataaatgaattctcttccatttcctcaATTCCATCAACAATGGAATATATGAgatgattttattaatttgtgtcttagttacatataaaaaaattatgttaattaGTAGCTTTACAAAATTAGCAGAATTAGCTTTACAAAAACAGAAGGTAATAGCAATAGTTAAGTCTGTGTAATTAATACTGGTGATTAAAGGTTtgaatactaataataatagcgtagaaaaagaaagaaaaagctcGGGTGTGAGTTCTCATAGACATCAGCCATCAAAACTTTTGGAAGTTTAACGTACCCTGGTTGACATGCACGTGAAACACAGTtgttaaaagaatataaacACAATCAACGCAAGAGACTTCTTTGTTGGAATAAAGAAACCTCTCCGTGCCTAGTTGCTTTGCTTATCAGCTCAGAATAAATTTATTACGCCTAATGATCATCAGTTGCCTGTATTAGCATGAGCAGAAATGCATTACATGCCCATACGGTAAAGCTTTACCACTGTAAGAAAAAACACAACTAAAACTCAAAATGTTTATATTATCAGCGTTGCCTACACATTGGTGTACACTGTGATCAAACAAATCTCAGTAAatttccaaaattatatatcaGATTTCAGCTAGAATAGCAATATAAATACTTTTCTTGTCTCAATTGCTTTTGCTTGACTAAAAAGATTTCCATGCAGTTGAATATGTACTTTGCCTATTTGAACCAACAatccaaatattattattattcctaCATAAAGTTTATAAATACAGAAGATAGAAGACTGCACTTTGTCATTCATCAGTTTACCacctatatatatacaacatGGAGCCGAACACTACAACAAAAGGGAAAGGGAAATATTTTAAAGTTGACATAAATGAAGCAAGCGTCTTAGATATCTTCAGCATTTATTTTTCTAAGAAAATAGTAAGAGGCACAAGGGAGCGTAATATCATAAGCTTCCACCCCAATGTCAATAAGAAGATCCTTGAGCGTCCAGGAATCCTTTCTGCTTCTGTGCTGGTGCAGCTGTGCTTTAAACTCATTGAACAACTCTTTTCAGGAGTTGGCAGCAGATTTGAGGATTTGATCAACATTATGTTCAATGATAACATCTTTACACAGCTCTTGATAAACAAATTACAAGGTTAATTAATTCTATCTATACATATGTCTCttgttttttctatttttgtatGTGTGCTTCTCCTGTTCCCTTTCTTAATTAAGTATATACACTTACTACTCCAACAGGTAACTAAATCctcttaatatatatttagggaaATTACCGGTGCTAGATAAAGAATCGGAAAGCTACGTGTCTGCTATTGGATGTCTTGACAAACGAGTCGATTTAGACATCAACCCTGATAATAGCAAGTATTTTCCATTGCTATCAGCATTGGCCTCAAAGGTAGTTtatgaaaacaaaaattttgTCAAGGCAGCTGTCGAAGGTCAATGGAAGGTAGATGAATTGCTTGATTCCTTAATTACTTGTCTCTGATAAGTATAAATTTGAAGGAAATGTGTTGGTATATATTAACCATATTTTCTTGTTTATGAAGATGGAGTTATTGGGCTCATATGATTTTTACAATGGTGAGAACTGAGAACCAACTGCATATATGCAATTTATTAATTACTATTTGCATAATTGTATGTAATTACTATTGATAgttatattgttttttaatattaacagATGATCATGGGTCAAACACTACCCAAGCCATGATATTTCATGACAAACATGCGAACCCCGACAGGATAATAGTGGCTTTTAGAGGCACTGAGCCCTTTGATGCAAATGCATGGTGTACTGACTTTGATATCTCCTGGCTTAGCTTCCCCGAGTTTGGCAAAATCCACTATGGTTTCATGAAAGCTCTGGGCTTGCAGGAGGGCGACTCCTGGCCACAACATATCGACAACGACGATAATCCACACTGTCAGTCCATGATAGAAAAGCTGTCAAGCTTATGTTGCGGCAAGGACGAGCAGCCCTTGCCAGAAATTGTCCAAGCCAAGGAAGGCCAAAACTTATATGCTTATTACACAATAAGAAAAGTGCTTAGGAAAATGTTGaacaagaacaccaagaccaaATTCATAGTCACTGGCCACAGTCTTGGTGGAGCATTAGCGGTTCTATTCCCAGCAGTGTTGGCATTCCACAATGAAGATTCGATACTGGAGAAGTTAGAGGCTGTATATACTTTTGGACAACCCCGGGTGGGAAATTCTTCTTTCGGGCGCTACATGAAGAAGAAATTTAAGGAGTTTGGCGTCACGTACAACAGATATGTCTACAATAATGATATTGTGCCCAGGGTTCCTCTTGATAACTCTGTGTTGATGTTCAGGCACTTTGGTAACTGCTTCCTTTATGACAGCCATTATTTTTATAAGGTGagacaattatattaattattaacatgcaagtcttcttttccttttttgatTTTGTTGCAAGTTTTTACTTCATTTCTACTGatcatgaaatatatatactccGTCCGGCCCGGtgaattctttacattggggcTGGGCCCGGTAATCTTGTATGTGGAGCTAAGCGATACAGTTAGAGTGCTGATTCATTCCTTCTTAAAATTCTATCTCAACAGTTCAGCTGGATATATCTAGGTAGAATTATAACATGTTTTGGAATGATGTCACGTAACTCACAAAGTAGCTCAATTCAGATTATTCAGATATTTTATTCAATCAGATTTGTCAAATGACCCCTAAGTCAAGATGTGTACTGATCATAACTGTTTGAATTCTTAATGACGCAGGAAATTACAGGACACCTGCACGAACATTACTTCATGCGGTTGCTGTTTACATATATGAAAATGTCATGGGATGCGTTTCGGAAGATGGCGGAAGGCTTGAGGAGGCCCAAGAGGGAAAGTTTGCCTCTGCTGGTGATCAGGTTCGCCGCAATCTGGTTCCCGTGGTCTGCTTTTGTTGATCATAATCCTCAAGATTACATTAATTCAGTAAGATTCGGGCGAGTGCGGCCCGGTGAAGAAAACTAACACCGTAACACAGACAGCAGACCGATTCTACTCCCCGATCACCATGTGTATCTGAATAAACAAATAACACAATCAAATAAAACGGAAAGattggaaatatatatatatgtaatttgtaCTTCTCTTAGTCTGGAAGAATTTTAATGATCTGCAGTACTCGTACGAACTAATTTTAAAGACGAATGCatacttttttattaataagaaaGTCACGTAAGTACGTCGTCTTCTTTTGGCTGAATAAGAAAATGTAGATACCATTACAAAAATTATCATCTTTAGTTAACACTTTGATTATAGTATTTCATAATctaaatagaaaatattaattaataatctttaatataaatttgaagtACCTTATGATCGATATCATAAtcgtgattatatatattatgaggGTGAGGTTCAAATCAGAACTCATATTAAATTAGAACTTAGAACTCATATAAAATCATTAGATTAATGTTAAATCAATGGTGATGATCAAATACTgcattaaatattagttatttaatatcttttttagttgACTCTAGGTAATTAATGAATGCATTAAAtgcaataattatatgtattaaaatttaattattacctTCTAATCAAATTGCTTGTTAAATGCAATGTTCTGCAGCAGTATGAcgtagtaaattttatttttctacaaaaatattgcattataaaatcattttctattatattaatacatGTTCAGCAGCAGTATGATGTAGTAATTTGCATTTTCCTATAAAAATAATGCATTGTAAAATCAGTTtcgattatattaatatatgttccgcagcagtatacgtagtaatttgtattttcctacaatttataaaatcattttctattatattaatatatgtttcgcagcagtatgacgtagttatttgtatttttctacaaaaacattgcattgtaaactcattttctaattatattaatatatgttccgcagcaGTATGAAGTAGTAATTTGTATTTAACATCTTTATACAAATCAACTGCAGCAGTACAAGCCTACAAGTTATATggttgaattatataattttagaaagtTTACATTAATCATGAATTAAATTATTGTCATTTAATGAAGGTTCTAAGGTTCTAAAATTAAGAGGTTCTATGTGGAACCTgatcttatattttattttgatataagTAAAATATGGTACCACTACAAGTGAACATAGAAGCAGCAAGCTTTGGTGATATCTTCCGCATTTATTTTTCCAAAAACAAAATAGTAAAAGCAAGGGTATGTATACTTCCAGCAGGATGTCAATGCGAGAATCCTTGAGTGTATACGAATTCTTTGTGCTTTTGTGATAGTGTGAACTCCCTGCAAAAATCTTGTTAGGATTTTACCGCAGATTTGAGGATTCGGTCGACATTATGTTCGATGAAAATATCTTCACACTAATCTTGATAAACAAATTACACGATTAATTCTGTCTTTACACAAATCTTCATTTTTCGTCCTAGATTTAGAGACTAGGAGACcttgaaataataatgacttaTAATTTTAGTGGCTTCAAGTATAGTGTTAGCTTAGGGTTAATTATTTAGTTCCTCATTCAAGTGGGCTTAATTGTTGGTCGCGCAACACCCGTCAACTCTGCATTAGTATGACATTGTCCGCTCTAGGCCGTGCTCAAACCAGTACGGATTTATTTTCAGATttctcccaaaaggcctcatactagtaGAGTTCTTTGAAtgcttatattcaagacaaATCTTCTTTATCTCAATCCAAGAACCACCAATCTTGTGAAGTATACTATTTTTTGGATCTTATTAGTAAATATACTAAATTCTCTAAATTTTGCAAATTTACTATCTTTTATGtaacatataatcaattaaattgtCAAAATACTACCTTAacattttcatttctttattaCTAATCTCTCCTCtcactcttctctctctctctctctctctctctctctctctctctctctctctctctctctctctctctctctctctctctctctctctctctctctctctctctctctctctctctctctctctctctctctctctaaatctCTTCGCAACTCAACCCCTCACTTTGTTTTTCCAATTTTCTACCTCCAACCGCCGCCGCCAAGCGGTGAGACTGCAACCACAAACGGCGCGTACCCACACAATCATTGTACATGCATATCTTGCATTAATCCTCGTGTTTCCTCCCCTCTCTTCTCTACTTCGTCAAACCATCACCCTCCATCGATCCAGTCAATCCGTCGCTGACGAGGGGGTACGGCTCTCCACCGATCACCTCTATCAATTCTTCCTCACTCCCTTTGTGCAACTTCGTGCACTAATGCGAGACGGAAGTGGGAGTATGAACAGAAGATGAGGCTGAATATGAGCACGGAAGGTTTGTTTTGTTTGAGATCTTGGTATGGGCATTTCAAACTGTAATTCAAGTGTACCATATGAAGAGAAAACTCTCAATGCAGAAATAAGTTAGGCTTGATTCTAATTGATTTTGTGGttgcttttagttgattttgtggttattttttatattagtacCAGCCCCGTAAGAGTATACATTTTAATCATCTGTAATTACTTGCAACTTAGtatgcaaataaatataattttcaaccgattttttttacaaaattgtatTTATGGTTGCATATATAATTGCTAGcagttgcagatatggttgcatatgcaaccaccgtatttctGCATATATTTTCAGgaacataatatttttacaatttattttaaaaagtgatagtatttttataaaaatacttttaaactTGGTTGTTTATGAAAAAAGCCCTagaatttatatcatataaaaggTTAACATCCAAATTTTATATCTCAcatgttaaataattaaataatgggTATCttgtatttacaaatattttattaaaaacggGAGGTAGGAAATATAAAGGCTGAGCTGAGAGGAACGGCGCGTGAAAGAGGGGAGGTATTAGATGGAGAGAAAGAGCGCGGGAGAGAGATTGTTGCGCTTCTAGGTATTCATATTAAATTTACATCTTCATTAATCGACGGTCAGTTCATGTTGATTTtatctaattattcttttttcaaATCAATCACATATTATCTTGCGTGTATATTTCCTAGTAGCATATGATGAAAGGAGTTGTGTGTGAGAACGAGGTGTGTATTGTGTGCATGCTTTGAGTGTGAGGAGAGAAAGAGTTGTTGTGAGATTTTGAGAGCTAGTTGTCACGGGTAGAACTCATTTCTACATTTTTATTCTCTCCCCGTTTCCGTCTTCTTGATTTCATCGGCAATTATGTCGAACAGAAAGCTCGTTGTGAGTGCCTTGTCTGTAATTATAATCTTGATCATTTGTTCTGTTCATTTTGCGGtgaatttgtaatttatttgttgagGTTCTATTTGATTAGGTTTTGGGTATTCCGTGGGAAATAGAAACTGATGGGTTGCGAGATTATATGGCCAGATTCGGGGAATTGGCGGACTGTACCGTTATGAAGGTTTTGGTTTCCGCTTGTATTAGTGTTTTGTATTTCTGATTGTTAAAGTTGATGTGTTACACTAGCTGAGTGTTTCatgattttatttgattagtaatttgtttGCTGTTATTATAGTCTCACTAATAATTCCTTGACGCCCTAAATGGTCTGAACAAGGAAATATTGAAATTACTTGCTAAAATTTGTAGTATATGTTGGAAGAGAACAAGGAACGTGAGATATATCTCATGTAACTTTCTTCATATTGTTAATAAAACAGTCGTGTTTTGATCTGGATATGGACAATCTTTTGATATCTTTTATATATGCACAATCTTTTCGAATCATTTTGACTTGAAAACACACATACACATGCAATCTCAGGGAAGTTACCTGAGATTAggggtgttcgcggtgcgggcggtgcggttttttctTAAAACCGCGAACCAACCCGCACATGCGGTTTGAGGAAATTcgtaaaccgcaaccgcaccgcgtaatatcaaaaccgcgtaaaccacaccacaaaattgcggtgcggtgtggtgcggttcaTGCGGTTTACGTggtttatacattaaaaaaattatactattgaatgacaatataaatataattttgtaaagcataatgtaacataaatgtaattacgataactcaacacaacaaaggacaggaaacaatacgtaagtataatacaggaatctacaggttggagattcgatacgaacagacaaagacaatcaagatatctgagacaagcatccgtccactgaaagaagttcattaacatgttcaagcctcagtgaagaataaagttcaatgtgtctgctatcaagactgcctgaagatcaagtatcaaagaccagaagattccagtatatttaatttgattatttataatcaaatttatcgaagcaacacctaacccggaatgactgatcaagtacattatcaagcaaaggattcaaagaattatttctgttcgagtcgttcgtgaaccagaccagtgcacaggacgtcaggacatacgaaagtattcagtggattcgatcaacggattaattgatcaagtcaatcgagctgctccaggatatattgccaaaggaactttttaattagatatatatatatttatatgtattaattgtgaattatttggatttaaataattcaagtaattaatttaacacaattaattatatatatatatatgtatatatttaatttgtgcAAAATGGAATGACTCGAAGATTTCTCTAAGTCTATGCTTATGTTACCACTGGTGGAGCGCagcctttgaccaagtcaaaggttgcgaccccAAAGCTTGTTCCAAGGCGCAACTTTGGTTTTTCTGTCTAAGTACTCATCAGTATACATACAGTGGAGGGAATGGCGCATCGTTTGACTCCAAgtcaaagcgccaactttgacttgggTCACTCTCTTCAGAAACGGCTAAGTCATGCATACAGTGGAAGGGCAACACTGaagaagcgcaacatttgacccggtcaaatgttgcgcctctacaCTTAATCCCCTTGGCGCAAGTTGTGTTTCCTGAAGATTTTCTCCAAGTACAAATCACAGTGGATTGTtgaggcgccatgtttgaccctCATGAAGCGCAACGTTTgaccatatacatatatatgtatattcacttctcaagcgcaagtttgtgatgtatatatatatatgtatatacaaattGCCACTTTCACTACTGTaaggagttagttttatttttataaaacgaatccgtccaggacgaactcaagtcgtccaggacgaactcgttaaccatggttagttattggaaagcctataaatagagctttgtgttttcatttgaaaacaactacacactttgtaagtgcacacactatacacattctcgagagtcaaattagaagatcgtatttatcgagagtttgtaatagagtgattgtagtctctgcagccgacacttgtgttggaatttgtagcacccgaggattatttctaatacaagaatattccccgacttgctggagttatttatttacgattgatttaacatggactaaaacaaagattatccgcaattaaattaaatcgaagaaattggtacgacgtattcaacccccccttctacgtctgattggacctaacaattggtatcagagcttagctgatcgatatacagatctgagatccgtaaccaatctgaaaagctagttgtccgtacaatcgtaattttatctgataacaatatcgacacacaagttaggaatcaaagtacctccatttgacaaggatgactacaacaactggaagatgaagatgttgttgtacatcagagttgctaatcccatgttcattgggattctggaaaatggtccatttgtgcctatgaagattattcctgaatctgttgaaaatggtgttcgtattccacagaagtctgttcccaaagagaaaagtgaatacactgacactgataaggaatatgttgcacatgatcataatctgcaactcataattgttgaatcaatgaccaagacaatgacacatctgatactaagtctgaaaacttcaaagcagatgtgggacactattgaggcattgatggagggatctgaagaagtcagggaaaacagatacgatatgctaattgccagatatgaagcatttcaggcaatacctggagagaacatttctcaaatctatgagaggttcatgctgttgttgaatgaactcaccctgcatggaaagacttatccacagaaagagattaacagaaagttctcatttgtgatgccaccccatctagttgtaaagacagagaccatccgggaaagaagcgacttcagaactatgactttggaaaagctgtttggaaaactgaagacgtttgagatggaacttgaacagagaaagatcatatatggtggtggatcaacagaatccaagagtatggccttacagaagaccactgcacttattgctgatcaaccatactttggttatcaacaattagttgaatatggtatcaatgatcacactgttgctcagagtgattgttcatccatcaaatcTGACCATCCTTCTaccaatactgagattgtggaagctgaaattgatgaagtttctggagaaccggaggatgagttctacactcaggaagagctggagcagctggaagataagtcaatggcttatatggctgcaaggttcaagcatatcaagttcaggaagaacccccggtacaagaaagcttcaggaaacaagtttcagggtaaaggaggatactcaggttcagggtcaaagagtactggcagtttcaaaccaaacatgtatgacaagagcaaggtcagatgctacaactgcaatgacttagggcactttgcaacagagtgcaggaaacccaaagcagctcctgtcagaagcaactcatatgataagaagaattcttatgaggatctgaagaaagagaatgagaagctaaaagctaagttggaagcaatggtggccaagcacaaaggaagggcttacattgctgagggaaaaagctgggatgacacagattctgatgatgaacctgtccagagcaattatgcatttgcattaatggctgacactgtcgaggaatctccatctcaggtatctcctgaaatttctgttgatgacatgactactgctgattataaaaagactataaatgaactaggtcaagagatgtataacttgcacactagtttattagcttcagaatcagataactgtagtctttctctaaagatagctaaacttgaagaaagaatagatgaattagctttagagaaactcatgaacactaaccttaaagacagaattgaatatctagagaataaggagaagtgtagtgcagaaattgaggagtcccttaggtctcagattgctgacctagaaactaagcttagggcctatcagaattc of Daucus carota subsp. sativus chromosome 3, DH1 v3.0, whole genome shotgun sequence contains these proteins:
- the LOC108214087 gene encoding triacylglycerol lipase OBL1, which codes for MARSCSKEFASNYMLLNSENLGFIDLFYIIFSKDLKDRKFIDCSEGSGEESSSHRWIIFASIVAQKLLFLLAKPLARFGSGVEYWLNLFSSNGGFLGLVKNFLRGKVVEPNKESVSFLSILGYTDKRVDLDKNMKPGDWRYLSALSIMAAKVSYENKANIETVVRDHWKMELLGSFNFWNDYQEKATTQAFVCRDTRAEEELIVVSFRGTEVFDADSWSSDVDLSWYELRCGVGKVHGGFLKALGLQKSLGFPKEIEQVDDRPVAYYFIRNMLRELLAANKNAKFIVTGHSLGGALAILFPAVLAFHKEDLLLERLQGIYTFGQPRVGDAKFGEFMEEQLKNYSIRYIRTVYCNDIVPRLPFDDNSFMFKHFGECLYFNSFYQGQIVAEEPNKNYFSLLDAIPKRVNAIWELARGFIIPYTRGADYKEGALLRVIRLIGVLVPGISAHFPQNYVSASRLVSSGVLPTRD
- the LOC108213611 gene encoding triacylglycerol lipase OBL1, whose amino-acid sequence is MEPNTTTKGKGKYFKVDINEASVLDIFSIYFSKKIVRGTRERNIISFHPNVNKKILERPGILSASVLVQLCFKLIEQLFSGVGSRFEDLINIMFNDNIFTQLLINKLQGKLPVLDKESESYVSAIGCLDKRVDLDINPDNSKYFPLLSALASKVVYENKNFVKAAVEGQWKMELLGSYDFYNDDHGSNTTQAMIFHDKHANPDRIIVAFRGTEPFDANAWCTDFDISWLSFPEFGKIHYGFMKALGLQEGDSWPQHIDNDDNPHCQSMIEKLSSLCCGKDEQPLPEIVQAKEGQNLYAYYTIRKVLRKMLNKNTKTKFIVTGHSLGGALAVLFPAVLAFHNEDSILEKLEAVYTFGQPRVGNSSFGRYMKKKFKEFGVTYNRYVYNNDIVPRVPLDNSVLMFRHFGNCFLYDSHYFYKEITGHLHEHYFMRLLFTYMKMSWDAFRKMAEGLRRPKRESLPLLVIRFAAIWFPWSAFVDHNPQDYINSVRFGRVRPGEEN